The Streptomyces sp. NBC_00459 DNA segment CCGACAGGCCGCCGATCAGGGACATCGCGTAGACGCGGACCTCCAGGTCGGCGGGGTCGCGGCCGGCGCGCTCCGCGATGACGCGGCAGAGGAGGCGGCCGGTCTCGGACATGCTCTCGATCATGCGGGAGCGGACCGCCGGGACCTCCAGCATCAGACGGCTGCGCAGCCGGGTCACCTCCGGCTCCTCGATCGAGCTGATGCCGACGGCCCGTTTCAGGATGTACCGCAGGGAGTCGAGCCAGGGTTCGTCCGCCGGGCGCGCGCGCAGTTCCTCCTCCAGCACGGAGTCGTACTCGTCGGTGAGCACGATGTCCTCCTTGGTGGGGAAGTAGCGGAAGACCGTGGACTGCGACACCTCGGCGCGCTCGGCGATCTGCTCGATCGTTGTGGCGTCGTACCCCTGGTTCTCGATCAGTTCGTACGTCGCGGCACGGATCGCCATCCGGGTCTTGATCTTCTTCCGCTCACGGAGGCCCAGCTGGGGGCGGTCGGCGAGGGGAGATGTGCGTGCGGCCGTCATGGGCTCATTGTCGGCCATCGGGTCGGCCGGTAGCCATGTCGGTGGCCGTGTCCATGGCCACGTCAGGGGTGGTGTCAGGCGTGGTGGCAGGGGTGAGGGGTGTCGGGTTCGTCGGCGCGGGCCCGGTGTGTGTCGGGGTGTTGGGGAGGAACGCCCCGGCCAGCAGCGCCGCCGCCAGAGCCGCCACTCCGCTCACCAGCAGGATGACGCCCATGCCGTGGACGTACGCACTGTTCGCGGAGGTCAGCAGCTGCGCCGATCCCGTCCGGTCCGCGATCAGGTGGGCCGCCACCACCGAGTCGCCGGCCGTGTCCGCGAGGCCGGCGGGCAGGCCCGTGACGTCGAGGCGGTCGCGGAAGGTGCTCGCCAGCAGGCTGCCCAGCAGTGCGATGCCGATCGCGCCGCCCACCTGACGCAGCGTCATCAGGAGGCCGGAGCCGCTGCCCGCGCGGTCGGCGGGCAGGGCGGCCAGGGCGCCGTCCATCGCCGGGACGACGGCGAAGCCGAAGCCGAGGCCGGCGATGG contains these protein-coding regions:
- a CDS encoding TetR/AcrR family transcriptional regulator translates to MTAARTSPLADRPQLGLRERKKIKTRMAIRAATYELIENQGYDATTIEQIAERAEVSQSTVFRYFPTKEDIVLTDEYDSVLEEELRARPADEPWLDSLRYILKRAVGISSIEEPEVTRLRSRLMLEVPAVRSRMIESMSETGRLLCRVIAERAGRDPADLEVRVYAMSLIGGLSEVTVYWAQNDFKDNLADLVDRTVNVFEHGLPTE